Proteins found in one Cataglyphis hispanica isolate Lineage 1 chromosome 15, ULB_Chis1_1.0, whole genome shotgun sequence genomic segment:
- the LOC126855112 gene encoding zwittermicin A synthase ZmaJ produces the protein MGTLQQQSILKGQQIEKSEEKDLVHELFSGAAKIHENQIALYYKDDNNREHVLSFKELDNITNRLARVLQKYEKSETTSQSLVAVCMKTSHRLPIALLGILKAGMAYLPLDAEFPMSRTKHILEEAQPLIVLIEEGVDLSIYEGTSIVTYEQLLREAEQEKEDTLKTKKWSNQLAIVLYTSGSTGVPKGVLIPHVTLLNRLQWQWRELPYVDNEERCVFKTALTFVDSVPEIWGPLLQGRTLVIVPKSVTKDPEKFVPLLEKHQIQRLVLVPSLLRSLLMYLGLRNNNNLSTSSQQALDRLRLWICSGETLSIALADQFFDTFNNKDKILANFYGSTEVMGDVTYYLLSNRAQLQGMEKVPIGRPIDNCIIYLVNKDMRLIPQGEVGELIVAGRNLTAGYIRERDTHKFLDNPYAIDPKYPKIFRTGDYAKIAKGSIIYEGRVDSQIKVRGHRVDLTEVEKIIAKISGIDKVVVLCYKPGELSQALIAFVTIVDDTTLSNSEIKNLLQKTLPPYMLPQIFVIDHIPLLINGKTDRQSLLKHYESFYPNNEDNVAANCNYSGVPDQDLEKARVLFPTVASVIGRNDALVNLHANFYELGGNSLNSIYTVTKLRDQGYEISITDFITAKDLAEVLDRMKLISSDEKPLKETIDQKPYIFETLSDSHKLDAIEIITESFYSKADLEQWLMPDITRADYRELMEAIWNSLIEKGLSFAIKSAQNDKTIGVTLNFDVWDEPELTLNSKLMIIFDFLEYLEKPIKENKLPKGKGKIMHNSMMATCSDLNFAENVLVMQQMEEYCLQFAQQKGFAGIFTTNTSPLTQQLGMDVYEYDTLLVYQVNQYETPDGNKPFGKAPDSQVAICALKMIN, from the exons ATGATAACAACCGGGAACACGTGTTGTCTTTCAAAGAATTAGACAACATTACCAATAGATTGGCACGAGTCTtgcaaaaatacgaaaaatcgGAGACAACTTCTCAATCACTGGTGGCTGTCTGCATGAAAACGTCACATCGTCTTCCAATCGCATTACTTGGTATACTCAAAGCAGGAATGGCTTATCTACCTTTGGACGCGGAATTTCCGATGTCCAGGACAAAGCACATTCTCGAAGAAGCACAACCACTAATAGTATTGATCGAAGAAGGAG TGGATTTGTCAATTTATGAGGGAACCTCGATCGTGACGTATGAACAGCTTTTGAGAGAAGCTGagcaagaaaaagaagacACGTTAAAAACCAAAAAGTGGTCGAATCAACTTGCCATTGTTCTTTATACTTCCGGCAGTACAGGAGTTCCAAAAG gtgTACTTATACCGCATGTTACTCTACTGAATCGTCTACAATGGCAATGGAGAGAACTTCCGTACGTTGATAACGAAGAACGATGCGTCTTTAAAACTGCTCTCACATTCGTCGACAGTGTCCCGGAGATTTGGGGACCCCTTCTACAAGGCCGTACGCTGGTGATTGTGCCGAAAAGCGTTACGAAAGATCCGGAGAAATTCGTACCGCTATTGGAGAAACATCAG ATACAACGTTTAGTGCTTGTGCCATCATTGCTACGTTCGCTGCTCATGTATTTGGGTTTGCGA aataataataatctctcgACAAGCTCTCAACAAGCTCTCGATCGCTTGAGACTCTGGATTTGCTCAGGAGAAACTTTATCAATCGCATTGGCcgatcaattttttgatacatttaaCAACAAGGACAAAATATTGGCTAATTTCTACGGCAGTACAGAGGTCATGGGTGACGTCACATATTACCTTTTAAGCAATCGCGCGCAATTACAAGGAATGGAGAAAGTGCCAATag GAAGGCCGATCGacaattgcataatttatctCGTGAACAAGGACATGCGATTAATTCCCCAAGGAGAAGTCGGTGAGCTAATCGTGGCAGGAAGAAATCTCACCGCGGGTTATATACGCGAACGAGacacacataaatttttggaCAATCCCTACGCTATCGATCcaa AATATCCAAAGATTTTTCGTACTGGCGACTACGCTAAAATTGCCAAAGGTTCGATAATTTACGAGGGACGAGTGGATTCGCAGATTAAAGTTAGAGGTCATCGCGTCGATCTTACGGaagttgagaaaataattgccAAGATATCCGGTATCGATAAGGTCGTGGTTCTTTGTTACAAGCCCGGTGAACTGTCACAG GCATTAATAGCTTTTGTTACCATCGTTGATGACACGACTCTATCCAATTCGGAGATTAAAAATCTTCTCCAAAAAACGTTGCCACCATACATGTTACCACAAATATTTGTCATTGACCACATACCTCTTTTAATCAATGGAAAAACGGATCGACAGTCATTGCTAAAACACTATGAATCATTTTATCCTAATAATG aAGACAACGTTGCTGCGAATTGCAATTACAGCGGTGTACCAGATCAAGATCTTGAGAAAGCCAGAGTTCTTTTTCCGACTGTCGCATCCGTAATCGGACGAAATGATGCGCTAGTGAATCTGCATGCGAATTTCTACGAGCTCGGTGGAAATTCCTTAAATTCCATTTACACTGTGACCAAGTTAAGGGACCAGGGTTATGAGATTAGCATCACGGATTTCATCACGGCAAAAGATTTGGCCGAAGTATTGGACCGCATGAAACTTATATCTTCTGACGAAAAACCTCTGAAGGAGACAATCGACCAGAAACCGTATATTTTCGAAACGTTAAGCGATTCTCACAAGCTGGACGCGATCGA aaTAATCACAGAGAGCTTTTATTCGAAAGCCGATTTGGAGCAATGGTTAATGCCGGACATAACGAGAGCCGATTATCGGGAATTGATGGAAGCTATATGGAACTCTCTCATAGAAAAAGGTTTGAGCTTCGCGATAAAATCGGCGCAAAATGACAAAACGATCGGAGTTACCCTTAATTTTGATGTTTGGGACGAACCTGAACTGACACTGAActctaaattaatgattatattcgACTTTCTCGAGTATCTGGAAAAACCGATTAAAGAAAACAAACTACCGAAAGGCAAGGgcaaaataatgcataattcCATGATGGCGACATGCAGCGACTTGAATTTCGCGGAAAACGTATTAGTGATGCAACAGATGGAAGAGTATTGTTTACAATTCGCTCAACAAAAAGGATTCGCCGGGATATTCACTACAAATACCAGTCCTCTCACTCAG CAACTTGGCATGGACGTGTATGAATATGACACATTGCTGGTATATCAAGTGAATCAATATGAGACACCCGATGGAAATAAACCTTTTGGAAAAGCCCCCGACAGTCAAGTGGCAATTTGCGCATTGAAAATGATTAActga
- the LOC126855141 gene encoding putative DENN domain-containing protein 10 B produces MAPLTDLLSCSIIEKDCNGDILWTWSYPAVTESQKTVVTRKCNMKLEHSSPYVFVCARHGHDWFYIHCSEVFDSDKLPKVKQFALVLFAKDFNPQKYEVLSRVLSKMYCKTGKPTEILQLYLSVFTKGSCSTQENGTFVSDDFNTHRFAASTNVKELIKTFELETILIYTALLLKKKIIIYHHSLEQLLKWIRTFPALMKHRKVTDNLFPWIDLVNDELIELKRYSYYVAGCSNSSISSRTDLYDLLVNIPAREITVAPHAKESLTMTKTHKEIALFMVQLCENQNYTEAQIISEISDKTKDLLNQLTSLATVQAPDGKKMISVEIFREKNLAPAVESFLINLAIAENIFML; encoded by the exons atgGCACCGTTAACGGATTTACTTTCTTGTAGTATAATAG AGAAAGACTGCAATGGAGATATCTTGTGGACATGGTCGTATCCTGCAGTAACAGAATCTCAGAAGACTGTAGTCACAAGAAAATGCAATATGAAATTGGAACATAGTTCTCcttatgtatttgtatgtgCAAGACATGGCCATGATTggttttatatacattgcagTGAAGTATTCGATTCTGATAAATTACCAAAG GTAAAACAGTTTGCATTGGTTCTTTTTGCAAAGGACTTTAATCCACAAAAGTATGAAGTGCTGTCACGAGTTCTTAGCAAGATGTATTGCAAAACAGGAAAGCCAACAGAAATTCTGCAATTATATCTTTCTGTATTCACAAAAGGATCATGTTCAACACAGGAGAATGGAACATTTGTATCCGATGATTTTAATACTCATCGATTCGCAGCTAGTACTAATGTCAAAGAACTGATTAAAACATTCGAATTAgaaacaattttgatttatactgctctcttattgaaaaaaaaaatcattatatatcatcACAGCTTGGAGCAACTTCTTAAGTGGATAAGAACATTTCCTGCATTAATGAAACACAGAAAAGTGACTGATAATCTCTTTCCCTGGATTGATTTAGTAAATGATGAATTGATTGAATTAAAG agatattcttattatgtGGCTGGCTGCAGCAATAGCTCAATATCATCAAGAACAGATCTGTATGACTTACTCGTAAACATTCCTGCTCGAGAAATTACTGTTGCACCGCATGCAAAag aaagtctTACAATGACAAAAACTCACAAGGAAATAGCCTTATTTATGGTTCAGTTATGTGAAAATCAAAACTATACAGAGGCACAAATTATTTCTGAGATAAGCGATAAAACGAAAGatcttttaaatcaattaactTCATTAGCGACAGTTCAAGCTCCAGATGgcaaaaaaatgatttctgttgaaatatttagagagaaaaactTAGCACCAGCTGTGGAaagttttcttattaatttggCCAttgctgaaaatatttttatgttataa
- the LOC126855108 gene encoding eukaryotic translation initiation factor 3 subunit A, translated as MARYGQRPENALKRANEFIEVGKSARALDTLQEVFRNKKWTYNWSESVLEPIMFKYLDLCVELKKSHIAKEGLFQYRNMFQSVNVGSLENVIRGYLRMAEEKTNAARKQSQQAVIDIDDLDNLATPESILLSAVSGEDAQDRSDRTILTPWVKFLWESYCQCLELLRTNAHVETLYHDIARMAFQFCLEYNRKTEFRKLCEKLRKHLEEICKLPPLVSNVSMNKAETQQLNLETRLNQLDSAIQMELWQEAFKSSEDVHGMMNLSKKLPVPKTMANYYQKLAMVFWKAGNYLFHAAALFKLLQLSREMKKNMSSEEQQRMANRVLLATLSIPLPSAHPEFDRFIETDKSPLEKAQKLATLLGLSQPPTRVSLLKDIVRLNVVSLASPQLQELYSWLEVEFHPLELCNRVDSVIQTLQADENSPLAQYVPALQDVTLVRLVHQISQVYQTIQFSRLLELAKFTVDFHLERLLVDCVRYNDMQIRIDHGKSCVHFGVDLSEAQREDHPDGPVLQAMPSEQIRCQLVNMATVLHRSINVINPNKKKLEREKLRNALVTHYHETKMKEHQRILGRHKIIEERKEYIEHINTVREEEEMRRQEELQRQQMLAEQKRLEQEREERERKRQQSEIQQIKDRHLKEKMQQISQTSHGQKVLKKLDEDEIKKLDAEQIAAREAEELQKERREMQQKLKSQEKKVDYLERAKRLEEIPLLEKAVQERMQQAKQLWRQQEDERIAAAIEERQEAVATRERLARMKEDHDIFLTKILAERRSIHLEKLKEFEKLMNEERAKRLLKRKMERKAERKAKWEKERAEAAERRRLEELRIKQEEEKKRLEEERAKREEEEKIRRAEEEAREAERLAKLKKQAEIIRAKEAEIERKLEEERQRDKELTSTWRRLDKDNDRDRDRDRDRDRERDRDRDRDRDRDRDRGDRDGPKSTMESWRRNADKDSDGLKNETDRWRKRDEKIEESSSWKRREPERRDVDKWRRNDDSDRWKKDTTDKWRKDDNFDKDDLRDRDRLDNRGFDKRDDRDRDRDRDRDRGIDGRGIREISRDTIRDDRDRDRSRMSDRRGGYRDRRDEPVRESRSTNQDWRKRDPLQESPREPPKRERDDRKDDRLPPRSDDRRRPLEDDGWSKVSRR; from the exons ATGGCACGGTACGGGCAGCGACCCGAAAACGCCCTGAAACGGGCGAACG aattTATTGAAGTGGGCAAATCAGCTCGAGCATTAGACACATTGCAAGAAGTCttccgtaataaaaaatggacaTACAATTGGTCAGAATCTGTATTGGAGCCCATAATGTTCAAGTATTTGGATCTTTGTGTAGAATTGAAGAAATCACACATAGCAAAGGAAGGTTTATTCCAATACAGAAATATGTTCCAATCTGTCAATGTTGGGAGTTTAGAGAATGTAATACGTGGCTATTTAAGAATGGCTGAAGAGAAGACAAATGCGGCACGTAAACAGAGTCAGCAAGCTGTAATCGATATTGATGATCTTGATAATCTTGCTACACCCGAAAGCATCTTACTTTCGGCTGTTAGCGGAGAGGATGCACAGGATAGAAGCGATCGTACTATCTTGACACCTtgggtaaaatttttatgggaATCGTACTGCCAATGCTTGGAGTTGCTCAGAACTAATGCACATGTAGAAACTCTTTATCATGATATTGCACGTATGGCCTTCCAGTTTTGTCTCGAGTATAATCGTAAGACTGAATTTCGTAAATTATGcgaaaaattacgaaaacaTCTTGAGGAAATTTGTAAGCTGCCACCACTTGTCTCGAATGTTTCTATGAATAAAGCAGAGAcacaacaattaaatttagagaCTAGATTAAACCAATTAGACTCCGCAATACAAATGGAATTATGGCAGGAAGCCTTTAAATCTTCGGAGGATGTACATGGTATGATGAATCTATCGAAGAAACTCCCTGTACCAAAAACGATGGCAAATTATTATCAGAAGCTCGCTATGGTCTTTTGGAAGGCCGGCAATTATCTATTTCACGCGGCTGCGTTATTCAAACTTCTGCAACTCTCTCGtgaaatgaagaaaaacaTGTCTTCGGAGGAACAACAGCGAATGGCCAACCGTGTGTTGTTGGCAACGTTATCGATACCATTGCCGTCTGCTCATCCGGAATTTGATCGCTTTATAGAGACAGATAAAAGCCCATTAGAAAAGGCTCAAAAACTCGCGACTCTTTTGGGCCTCTCGCAACCGCCAACACGCGTTTCTCTGTTGAAAGATATCGTTCGTTTAAACGTTGTCAGTCTCGCGTCACCGCAGTTACAGGAATTGTACTCGTGGTTAGAGGTGGAGTTTCATCCATTAGAGCTTTGTAACAGAGTCGATTCTGTTATTCAGACATTACAAGCGGACGAAAACAGCCCATTGGCTCAGTACGTCCCAGCTTTGCAAGATGTGACCCTTGTGCGTCTCGTTCATCAGATCTCCCAAGTCTATCAAACTATACAATTTTCCAGACTTTTAGAACTTGCTAAATTCACAGTAGATTTTCATCTCGAGCGTCTTTTAGTGGACTGCGTGCGCTACAACGATATGCAAATCAGAATAGACCATGGCAAGTCATGTGTTCACTTTGGAGTGGATCTCTCAGAAGCACAACGAGAGGATCATCCAGATGGTCCAGTGCTACAGGCGATGCCCTCCGAACAAATACGCTGCCAGTTAGTGAACATGGCAACCGTGTTGCATCGTtccattaatgtaataaatcccaataaaaagaaactcgAGCGTGAAAAACTACGTAACGCGTTGGTTACTCATTATCATGAAACTAAGATGAAGGAACATCAGAGAATATTGGGCAGGCATAAGATTATCGAGGAACGAAAGGAGTACATCGAGCACATCAATACGGTCCGCGAAGAAGAGGAAATGCGCCGACAGGAAGAACTCCAGCGACAACAAATGCTAGCTGAACAGAAGCGACTGGAGCAGGAGCGCGAAGAGCGTGAGCGGAAACGTCAGCAGAGTGAGATTCAGCAGATCAAGGATCGTCATCTTAAGGAAAAGATGCAACAGATTTCGCAAACAAGTCACGGGCAGAAAGTGCTTAAGAAACTGGACGAAGATGAGATCAAGAAGCTGGACGCGGAGCAGATTGCGGCGCGGGAAGCTGAAGAACTGCAAAAAGAGCGCAGAGAGATGCAACAAAAGCTCAAGTCCCAAGAAAAGAAAGTTGATTATTTGGAACGTGCCAAGCGACTCGAGGAGATTCCGTTGCTGGAAAAGGCTGTACAGGAGAGAATGCAGCAAGCAAAACAGCTTTGGCGGCAGCAGGAGGATGAGAGAATCGCCGCGGCTATTGAAGAAAGGCAGGAGGCTGTAGCGACTCGAGAACGTTTGGCTCGCATGAAGGAAGATCATGATATTTTCTTGACTAAGATCTTAGCTGAACGTAGGAGCATACATCTGGAAAAGCtgaaagaatttgaaaaattaatgaatgaaGAACGTGCCAAGCGATTATTAAAACGCAAAATGGAACGTAAGGCCGAGCGTAAAGCGAAATGGGAAAAGGAACGTGCGGAAGCTGCGGAACGAAGACGGCTGGAGGAATTGCGCATCAAAcaggaagaagagaagaaacgtTTAGAAGAGGAAAGAGCCAAgagggaagaggaagagaaaattagACGGGCCGAAGAAGAAGCCAGAGAAGCCGAACGTTTAGCTAAACTGAAGAAGCAAGCCGAAATTATTAGAGCCAAGGAAGCCGAGATTGAACGTAAATTAGAAGAGGAACGCCAGAGAGATAAAGAACTAACATCAACATGGCGACGTTTAGATAAAGATAATGACCGCGACCGTGATCGTGATCGTGATCGTGATCGTGAACGCGACCGTGACCGTGACCGTGACCGTGACCGTGACCGCGACCGCGGTGACCGTGATGGTCCGAAAAGTA CAATGGAATCATGGCGACGCAACGCCGATAAGGATTCTGATGGACTCAAAAACGAAACGGACCGTTGGAGGAAACGTGATGAGAAGATCGAGGAGTCTTCTTCGTGGAAGAGAAGAGAACCGGAACGACGCGACGTGGATAAATGGAGAAGGAATGATGACTCTGATAGATGGAAGAAAGACACTACGGATAAATGGAGAAAAGATGATAATTTCGACAAGGACGATTTAAGAGATCGAGATAGATTGGACAACCGTGGTTTTGACAAAAGGGATGATCGTGATCGTGACCGCGATCGCGACCGTGATCGCGGAATAGATGGACGCGGA ATACGCGAAATTTCACGAGATACAATACGTGATGATCGAGATCGAGATCGCAGTAGAATGTCTGATCGTCGTGGTGGTTATCGCGATCGTCGTGATGAACCTGTCAGGGAATCGCGAAGCACGAATCAGGATTGGCGAAAACGCGACCCGCTTCAAGAGTCTCCTAGAGAGCCACCTAAGCGCga ACGAGATGATCGTAAAGATGATCGACTTCCGCCTAGATCCGATGACAGAAGACGACCATTGGAAGATGATGGCTGGTCTAAAGTCAGTCGGCGCTAA
- the LOC126855151 gene encoding clarin-2, with protein sequence MTSMFRRGTIFATFFLSLLGGGLVCAALVTQHWVEARPWRTPNPQESAGRVHFGLLQGKKELNVAYGWRTYHVSVPQMIRQDPSVMSWALWIGTLTTTSAALVAAALAALLAVLNTATSPRSKILSIPGVYFINMLTLLMCLVSTCTWLAQYYTRLYVNVLPKEDIDNMWTSEGSAELGYSFWLVVSAGVVHFISIALIGWGSGREKDDRLEPIPALEEKTAAAIMLY encoded by the exons ATGACGTCGATGTTTCGAAGAGGCACGATCTTTGCGACCTTCTTTCTGTCATTGCTGGGTGGCGGACTCGTCTGTGCCGCCCTTGTGACGCAGCACTGGGTCGAGGCGCGACCTTGGAGAACGCCGAACCCCCAGGAAAGCGCCGGCAGAGTTCACTTTGGTCTGCTGCAAGGCAAGAAGGAATTAAACGTCGCTTACGGATGGAGGACATATCACGTGTCTG TTCCTCAAATGATCCGGCAGGATCCATCAGTGATGTCCTGGGCCCTTTGGATCGGTACCCTAACAACAACTTCGGCTGCCTTGGTAGCGGCAGCACTCGCTGCACTTTTGGCAGTTTTAAATACAGCTACTTCACCAAGATCGAAGATTCTATCCATTCCTGgtgtatactttataaatatgttaacac TGTTAATGTGCTTAGTTAGCACTTGTACTTGGTTAGCGCAGTATTACACAAGACTGTATGTCAATGTGCTTCCAAAGGAGGACATTGACAATATGTGGACCAGCGAGGGGTCTGCTGAACTTGGCTATTCGTTTtg GCTCGTTGTTAGCGCTGGTGTTGTACACTTTATTAGCATAGCTCTAATTGGCTGGGGATCCGGCAGAGAAAAAGATGATCGTCTGGAACCGATACCCGCGCTTGAGGAGAAAACAGCTGCAGCGATAATGTTATACTAA